Proteins encoded by one window of Arachis ipaensis cultivar K30076 chromosome B04, Araip1.1, whole genome shotgun sequence:
- the LOC107639500 gene encoding steroid 5-alpha-reductase DET2: MISDESLFHYSLVAFYLIAPPTFISLMFLQAPYGKHHRPGWGPTLPPPLAWFLMESPTLWLTLLLFPHGRHFSNPKSMILMSPYLLHYFNRTCIYPLSLLRRSPSGNGKKTSHGFPLSIALTAFFFNLLNAYLQARWVSHYKDNYDGDGNDWFFWLAFFVGLFVFLCGMRINIVSDRELLRLKGEGKGYVIPRGGLFELVACPNYFGEILEWLGWGVMTWSWVGFGFFIYTCANLVPRAIANRQWYLDKFGGDYPKSRKAVIPYLI, encoded by the coding sequence ATGATATCAGATGAGTCTCTCTTCCACTACTCACTCGTCGCATTTTACCTCATAGCGCCGCCAACCTTTATCTCCCTGATGTTCCTACAAGCTCCATATGGAAAACACCACAGGCCAGGTTGGGGGCCGACGCTGCCTCCCCCACTGGCATGGTTCCTCATGGAGAGTCCCACATTGTGGCTCACCCTCTTGCTCTTCCCACATGGCCGACACTTCTCAAACCCAAAATCCATGATCCTCATGAGCCCTTACCTACTTCACTACTTCAACCGTACTTGCATTTACCCTTTGAGCCTCCTTCGAAGGAGCCCATCGGGAAATGGCAAGAAAACTTCACATGGATTCCCTCTAAGTATTGCGCTCACGGCATTTTTCTTCAACTTGTTGAATGCTTACCTTCAAGCTAGATGGGTGTCTCACTATAAGGACAACTATGATGGTGATGGTAATGATTGGTTTTTCTGGTTGGCGTTTTTTGTGGGGTTGTTTGTGTTTTTGTGTGGGATGAGGATCAATATTGTGTCTGATAGGGAGTTGTTGAGGCTCAAGGGTGAAGGGAAGGGCTATGTTATTCCAAGGGGAGGGTTGTTTGAGCTTGTGGCTTGCCCAAACTACTTTGGGGAGATCTTGGAATGGCTTGGTTGGGGAGTGATGACATGGTCTTGGGTTGGATTCGGGTTCTTCATCTACACTTGTGCAAACTTGGTGCCAAGGGCAATTGCAAATCGCCAATGGTACTTGGACAAATTTGGTGGGGATTATCCTAAGAGCCGGAAAGCTGTTATTCCATACTTAATTTGA